A window from Mesorhizobium sp. WSM2240 encodes these proteins:
- a CDS encoding exopolysaccharide production repressor protein — MSFVLFLRGLIGVLLVFAITTYVITQSLWTTFIQTLICAVLLQVGYFAAVLFLVWRSAGNAKHEESAAKDEALQNLPKEDHPAGKVRQIPGVPRSGHL, encoded by the coding sequence ATGTCCTTCGTGCTCTTTCTACGCGGCCTTATTGGAGTGCTGCTGGTGTTTGCGATCACTACCTATGTGATCACGCAATCGCTGTGGACGACGTTTATTCAAACCTTGATCTGCGCTGTCTTGCTGCAGGTCGGTTATTTCGCCGCAGTGCTGTTCCTGGTGTGGCGATCTGCCGGCAACGCCAAGCATGAAGAGAGCGCGGCAAAGGATGAAGCCTTGCAGAATTTGCCGAAAGAAGACCACCCCGCCGGCAAGGTGAGGCAGATCCCCGGAGTACCGCGCTCAGGCCATCTGTAG
- a CDS encoding polysaccharide biosynthesis/export family protein, translating to MIAKFAKSSFAWLRIGRSLLTCVVAFAVMLAAIPAQSGEYRLGTMDKLRIRVVEWQTAEGAVRDWPTISGDYTVGPSGNISLPFVGEMPATGKTTSEIAGAISEELQQKFGLLDRPDTSVELAEFRPVFISGDVQTPGKYPYAPDLTVLKAVSLAGGMRRAADAGQRIERDFINARGNYDVLVAERNGLLAKRARLIAEAAGQEEIEFPKELQETDDGRKLMADETAFKAARETRLRVQLSAIEDLKSLLQNEVASLEKKIASQNRQMELSRNELKGIGNLADKGLVVNARVLSIERAIAELEGKVLDMETAALRAKQDISKATQNATTLQNDRDAEIAQERQQAEAEIEKLNLKIAMYRDLMAEAMAQDPKAALSTGGDAPPVFSFSIVREDGEKTTEMPADENTPVLPGDVVKVGIAPIPAN from the coding sequence TTGATAGCCAAATTTGCAAAATCCAGCTTCGCATGGCTCCGCATCGGGCGTTCTCTCCTCACATGCGTGGTGGCGTTCGCCGTCATGCTGGCCGCGATCCCTGCGCAAAGCGGGGAATATCGGCTCGGTACGATGGACAAGCTCCGGATCCGGGTCGTGGAGTGGCAGACGGCGGAAGGCGCGGTTCGCGACTGGCCGACGATCAGCGGCGATTATACAGTCGGCCCCTCGGGCAATATCTCGTTGCCGTTTGTCGGCGAGATGCCCGCCACGGGCAAGACGACATCCGAGATCGCCGGAGCGATCAGCGAGGAGCTGCAGCAGAAATTCGGGCTGCTCGATCGTCCCGATACGTCGGTTGAACTTGCCGAGTTCCGCCCGGTCTTCATCTCCGGCGATGTGCAGACACCCGGCAAATATCCCTACGCTCCCGATCTGACCGTACTGAAGGCTGTCAGCCTAGCTGGCGGAATGCGCCGCGCGGCCGATGCCGGGCAGCGCATCGAGCGCGACTTCATCAACGCTCGGGGCAATTACGATGTCCTCGTCGCCGAGCGCAACGGTCTCCTGGCCAAACGCGCGCGGCTGATCGCCGAAGCCGCCGGACAAGAGGAGATCGAATTTCCCAAGGAACTGCAGGAAACCGACGACGGTAGAAAACTGATGGCGGATGAGACCGCTTTCAAGGCGGCGCGGGAGACGCGGCTGCGCGTGCAGCTCTCGGCGATCGAGGATCTTAAATCCTTGCTTCAGAACGAGGTGGCCTCGCTGGAAAAGAAAATCGCCAGCCAGAACCGGCAGATGGAGCTTTCCCGCAACGAACTGAAAGGCATTGGCAACCTTGCTGACAAGGGGCTGGTGGTGAACGCGCGCGTGCTTTCGATCGAGCGCGCGATCGCGGAACTGGAAGGGAAGGTTCTGGACATGGAAACGGCCGCCCTTCGGGCCAAGCAGGACATAAGCAAGGCCACCCAGAACGCGACGACCCTGCAGAACGATCGGGACGCCGAAATCGCGCAGGAACGCCAGCAGGCGGAAGCCGAAATCGAAAAGCTGAACCTGAAGATCGCCATGTACAGGGACCTGATGGCCGAAGCGATGGCCCAGGATCCTAAGGCCGCACTCAGCACGGGTGGCGACGCCCCGCCTGTGTTCAGTTTTTCCATTGTCCGGGAGGACGGCGAAAAAACGACGGAAATGCCGGCCGACGAGAATACTCCGGTCCTGCCCGGAGACGTCGTCAAGGTCGGCATCGCGCCAATTCCCGCCAATTAG
- a CDS encoding ABC transporter ATP-binding protein, translating to MNQPSNLSLLSVRDLVTQVATPEGAKTVVDGLSFDLARGETLCIAGESGSGKSMTALSLMQLLPQPMARIASGVATLGGRNILALSENEMRHVRGRHIGMVFQEPMTSLNPVLSIGRQIIESIQAHRAMPAAEARREAKHLLDQVQIPDAERRLRQYPHELSGGMRQRVVIAMALAQHPEILIADEPTTALDVTVQAQILALIRKLQADFGLSVILITHDMGVVAEMADRVLVMNRGRKVESGSLRSVFETPKAYYTRALLDAVPRLGEMTGTARPKRAVATLAEGSRVSDGTVPVVEVEDLVVRFDIKGGVLQRPVRRVHAVEGISFRIMPGETLSLVGESGCGKSTTGKALLNLVPWNGRINISNRQIAGLSRAAMKPALRDIQMVFQDPYSSLDPRMRVGDLVGEPLIIHRLASGTELKDRIEYLFRRVGLSADQMKRYPHEFSGGQRQRIAIARALSLSPKIIVADESVSALDVSIQAQVLDLLQDIQNETAISYLFISHDMAVVEQISHRVAVMYMGRFVETGTRAQVFENPCHPYTKRLLDAVPVVDPGRARRAFIPFDGDLPSNVRPLDYAPPDLAPEDLGNGHLVWSELRKPLKAAPMGFSSIS from the coding sequence ATGAACCAACCCTCCAATCTTTCCCTTTTGAGCGTCCGCGACCTGGTTACCCAGGTCGCGACGCCGGAGGGTGCGAAAACCGTGGTCGACGGACTGTCCTTCGATCTCGCCCGCGGCGAGACGCTTTGCATCGCCGGGGAAAGCGGCTCGGGCAAGTCGATGACGGCCTTGTCGCTGATGCAGTTGCTGCCTCAGCCGATGGCCCGCATCGCCTCCGGCGTTGCTACCCTCGGCGGGCGCAACATACTGGCGCTCTCGGAGAACGAGATGCGGCATGTGCGCGGCCGTCACATCGGCATGGTTTTCCAGGAGCCGATGACCTCGCTCAACCCCGTGCTTTCGATTGGGCGGCAAATCATCGAATCCATCCAGGCGCACCGCGCCATGCCCGCCGCCGAGGCTCGCCGCGAGGCGAAACACTTGCTCGATCAAGTGCAGATTCCCGATGCCGAACGTCGGCTCCGCCAATATCCGCATGAACTCTCGGGCGGCATGCGCCAACGCGTGGTGATCGCGATGGCGCTGGCCCAGCATCCCGAAATCCTGATCGCGGACGAGCCGACCACGGCGCTGGACGTCACCGTCCAAGCGCAGATCCTGGCTCTCATCCGCAAGCTGCAGGCCGACTTCGGCCTGTCCGTCATCCTCATCACGCATGACATGGGCGTGGTGGCAGAAATGGCCGACCGCGTTCTGGTGATGAACCGCGGCCGCAAGGTTGAAAGCGGATCGCTGCGTTCAGTCTTCGAGACGCCCAAGGCATACTATACAAGAGCGTTGCTCGACGCAGTACCGAGGCTTGGCGAGATGACGGGCACGGCCCGCCCGAAACGGGCCGTGGCCACCTTGGCCGAAGGCTCGCGTGTCTCCGATGGAACCGTTCCGGTAGTGGAGGTAGAGGATCTCGTCGTCCGGTTCGACATAAAGGGCGGCGTGCTGCAGCGGCCCGTGAGGCGGGTGCATGCAGTGGAGGGCATTTCCTTCAGGATCATGCCCGGCGAGACCCTTTCGCTGGTGGGCGAATCCGGTTGCGGCAAGTCCACGACCGGCAAGGCCCTGCTCAATCTCGTGCCCTGGAACGGTCGAATAAACATCTCGAACCGGCAGATCGCCGGACTGTCTCGCGCCGCCATGAAGCCCGCCCTGCGGGACATCCAGATGGTTTTCCAAGATCCTTATTCATCGCTCGATCCGCGCATGCGCGTCGGCGATCTGGTCGGCGAGCCCTTGATCATCCATCGCCTGGCCTCGGGAACCGAACTGAAGGATAGGATCGAATATCTGTTTCGCCGGGTCGGACTTTCCGCCGACCAGATGAAACGATATCCGCACGAATTCTCCGGCGGCCAGCGCCAGCGCATCGCGATCGCACGCGCGCTTTCGCTCTCGCCGAAAATCATCGTCGCGGACGAGAGCGTATCGGCGCTCGACGTGTCCATACAGGCCCAGGTTCTCGATCTGCTCCAGGACATCCAGAACGAGACGGCGATCTCCTACCTGTTCATCTCGCACGACATGGCGGTTGTCGAGCAGATCAGTCATCGCGTCGCGGTCATGTATATGGGGCGTTTCGTCGAAACGGGAACGCGCGCGCAGGTGTTCGAGAATCCGTGTCATCCCTATACAAAACGGCTGCTCGATGCGGTCCCCGTTGTCGATCCCGGCCGGGCGCGCCGCGCCTTCATTCCCTTCGACGGAGACCTGCCGAGCAACGTCCGGCCGCTCGACTATGCGCCTCCCGACCTCGCGCCGGAGGATCTGGGTAATGGCCATTTGGTCTGGTCGGAGCTGCGAAAGCCCTTGAAAGCCGCGCCGATGGGCTTCTCCAGTATTTCGTAA
- a CDS encoding sugar transferase, which translates to MKYPASLANLSYRLRSASEHQPPIGGTIKRGFDIFSAATGILLLSPLFLMLAMLVKFSDGGRVFYGHSRIGRNGDVFQCLKFRTMVENGDEVLAAHFARYPQSREEWFATRKLQNDPRVTRVGAVLRKLSLDELPQMFNILRGDMSIVGPRPVVKDELELYGPAADYYLKSRPGLTGLWQVSGRNDVSYGTRVAFDRHYVENWSFIFDLKIIVKTVPAVFSSRGSY; encoded by the coding sequence ATGAAATATCCTGCCAGTTTGGCCAATTTATCATACCGGCTCCGATCGGCTTCCGAGCATCAGCCGCCGATAGGTGGGACGATCAAACGCGGATTCGACATTTTCAGCGCCGCGACCGGAATTCTCCTGCTGAGCCCGCTGTTCCTTATGCTTGCGATGCTGGTCAAGTTTTCGGACGGCGGTCGCGTGTTCTACGGCCACAGCCGGATCGGCCGGAACGGCGATGTTTTTCAGTGCCTCAAATTCCGAACCATGGTGGAAAATGGCGACGAGGTTCTTGCTGCCCATTTCGCCAGGTATCCGCAAAGCCGCGAGGAATGGTTCGCCACCCGCAAGCTGCAGAATGATCCGCGCGTGACTCGCGTCGGTGCGGTGCTGCGCAAGCTCAGCCTCGACGAGTTGCCCCAGATGTTCAACATCCTGCGCGGCGATATGAGCATCGTCGGCCCCAGACCGGTGGTGAAGGACGAACTCGAACTCTACGGCCCGGCTGCGGACTACTATCTGAAATCGCGCCCGGGCCTGACCGGGCTTTGGCAGGTCAGCGGCCGCAATGATGTGTCCTATGGCACGCGCGTCGCCTTCGACCGGCATTATGTCGAGAACTGGTCGTTCATTTTCGACCTCAAGATCATCGTCAAAACGGTTCCGGCCGTCTTCTCGTCCCGCGGCAGCTACTGA
- a CDS encoding glycosyltransferase family 2 protein, with translation MTSPASVCVIIAAKNASGTIARAIRSGLREGRVAEVVVIDDGSTDGTAEAARAADDGSGRLRVLSLEANRGPAFARNHAIAHSSAPLIAILDADDFFLAGRFDRLIGEDDWDFVADNIVFIDGRGSVAEPAVPEFESAPLLLDLHGFIEGNISRRGASRGEIGFLKPVMRRSFLDSHGLRYKEELRLGEDYDLYARALVNGARYKIVHGCGYGAVIRPDSLSGRHRTLDLKRLYEADRAILATPGLPKEGAAALRRHERHVRGRYELRHFLDIKAEAGIWRAGLYALANPSAMPAIAGGVAADKLAAFKARRKADIVEPATLRYLLPATPAQK, from the coding sequence ATGACATCCCCCGCCAGCGTATGCGTCATCATTGCCGCCAAAAATGCGTCCGGCACAATCGCGCGCGCCATCCGATCGGGGCTGCGGGAGGGTCGGGTCGCCGAAGTTGTTGTTATCGACGACGGATCGACGGACGGAACGGCGGAAGCGGCGCGGGCGGCGGATGACGGCAGCGGCCGCCTGCGGGTTCTTTCGCTCGAGGCCAACAGGGGCCCGGCTTTCGCCAGAAACCATGCAATCGCCCATTCGTCCGCCCCGCTGATCGCTATACTGGACGCCGACGATTTCTTTCTGGCCGGTCGTTTCGACAGGCTAATCGGAGAGGATGACTGGGACTTCGTCGCCGACAATATCGTCTTCATCGATGGAAGGGGCAGCGTGGCTGAACCCGCCGTGCCGGAATTCGAATCGGCGCCGCTTCTTCTCGACCTTCACGGCTTCATAGAGGGCAATATTTCCAGGCGCGGCGCCTCACGCGGCGAGATCGGTTTCCTCAAGCCCGTCATGCGGCGATCCTTTCTCGACAGCCACGGACTTCGCTACAAAGAGGAATTGCGGCTCGGCGAGGACTACGACCTCTATGCACGGGCGCTGGTGAACGGCGCGCGCTACAAGATCGTTCATGGATGTGGCTATGGCGCAGTCATTCGGCCTGATTCGCTAAGCGGCAGGCACAGAACGCTCGACCTGAAACGGTTGTACGAGGCCGATCGGGCAATCCTCGCCACACCCGGCCTGCCGAAGGAGGGCGCCGCCGCGCTCCGCAGGCACGAACGCCATGTTCGCGGGCGCTATGAACTGCGCCATTTCCTCGACATCAAAGCCGAGGCGGGAATCTGGCGCGCGGGGCTCTATGCCCTGGCGAACCCTTCCGCGATGCCGGCGATCGCCGGCGGTGTGGCGGCCGACAAGCTCGCAGCCTTCAAGGCGCGCCGCAAAGCGGACATAGTGGAACCCGCAACGCTCCGCTATCTGCTGCCCGCGACGCCCGCTCAAAAATAA
- a CDS encoding O-antigen ligase, giving the protein MKIAKASLVGPDHNFWYGFVAIAISAFILAYSARFGQVSVLAYYALWLPLILVDYRHSLGNYARFYWIIAFGLFACLSVFWSAAPGVTARAGVQYFSHIVCALIAARTMNARTMALGMLAGVCLVILYSLAFGGYHYDPLDGEYSFVGAFSSKNQLGFFASLGIYFAFACIFILGERGLARLLAFIGAGLSGYALIASQSATSIIATAATLGVMIGLSLILMFAPRTRKGFLAAGIVLALGVAFVGLNFGGMDLLLGAFGKDATLTGRTYLWAEGLDAARQSPIVGVGYYGYWVQGFAEAERLWEEFYIGSRSGFHFHNTYIEVLVELGFIGLLLASLIIVRVSVGHLVRLLNNRDDAASHVMFGIAFMLLVRSFFEVDVIHPYVIGSFLLYYAAGLLAASKSTHRGPALSPAQPDLRLQVRHAQ; this is encoded by the coding sequence ATGAAGATCGCCAAGGCAAGCCTTGTCGGCCCGGACCACAATTTCTGGTACGGCTTCGTCGCGATCGCCATCTCGGCCTTCATTCTTGCCTACTCGGCGCGCTTCGGCCAGGTCTCGGTGCTTGCCTATTACGCGCTGTGGCTGCCGCTGATCCTCGTCGATTATCGTCATTCGCTCGGGAATTATGCCAGATTCTACTGGATCATCGCCTTCGGCCTTTTCGCCTGCCTTTCGGTGTTCTGGTCTGCGGCGCCCGGCGTCACCGCACGTGCGGGCGTGCAATATTTCTCCCACATCGTCTGTGCGCTGATCGCGGCGCGAACCATGAATGCGAGAACCATGGCGCTCGGCATGCTCGCCGGCGTCTGCCTCGTCATCCTTTATTCACTTGCTTTCGGCGGCTATCACTATGACCCGTTGGACGGCGAATACAGCTTCGTGGGCGCATTCTCGTCCAAGAATCAGCTCGGCTTTTTCGCCTCGCTCGGCATTTATTTCGCTTTTGCCTGCATCTTCATCCTTGGCGAGCGCGGCCTTGCGAGGCTTCTGGCCTTTATTGGCGCTGGACTATCCGGCTACGCGCTGATCGCCTCGCAATCCGCGACATCGATCATCGCCACCGCGGCCACGCTGGGCGTCATGATAGGCCTCAGCCTCATTCTCATGTTTGCTCCGCGCACCAGGAAAGGCTTCCTGGCGGCCGGCATCGTGCTTGCGCTCGGGGTCGCGTTCGTCGGATTGAATTTCGGCGGCATGGACCTGCTTCTGGGCGCCTTCGGCAAGGATGCGACGCTGACGGGGCGAACATATCTATGGGCCGAAGGTCTCGACGCGGCCCGGCAATCTCCGATCGTCGGCGTGGGCTACTATGGCTATTGGGTCCAGGGTTTTGCCGAGGCCGAGCGCCTCTGGGAAGAGTTCTACATCGGTTCGCGCAGCGGCTTTCATTTCCACAACACCTACATAGAAGTGCTGGTCGAACTCGGCTTCATCGGGCTTCTGCTGGCCAGCCTGATCATCGTTCGGGTTTCCGTCGGCCATCTCGTTCGTCTTCTCAACAATCGCGATGATGCGGCCTCGCATGTGATGTTCGGCATCGCATTCATGCTCCTGGTGCGTTCCTTCTTCGAAGTCGACGTGATCCACCCATACGTGATCGGATCGTTCCTGCTCTATTATGCAGCCGGTCTGCTTGCGGCATCGAAATCGACGCACCGAGGCCCGGCGTTGTCTCCTGCGCAGCCGGATTTGCGGCTGCAGGTGCGTCACGCCCAATGA
- a CDS encoding acyltransferase: MNRLYGIQYLRALAALAVVIFHAAERTGGHFAIGAAGVDVFFVISGFIMWVLSQRKPTSPAQFLRDRLERIAPVYWIATGVMVAGALAGFFPNMKLTLGHVLGSLFFVPHHSPSNGEIWPVLVQGWTLNYEMFFYAVFAVCLLLPSRIRLVALASVFVGLAGFGLIRSSGNPVFATYTDPIVLEFLIGALIGKLWLEGRIPSLATGAVLIAIALLGFAFVGATYIGFGPLAFGPLAAALVLGVLALEKAGAVRDLRPMRYLGDSSYSIYLWHTMAISVVAKLAPSLLIPAAPAMILAVVAGVTVGVGAYEILEKPIGAAFKGFRSSDQTKWPLPRSSGARSGGA, from the coding sequence ATGAACAGGCTGTATGGCATCCAGTATCTGCGTGCCCTGGCGGCACTGGCGGTGGTCATATTCCACGCGGCGGAGCGCACCGGCGGGCATTTCGCGATCGGCGCCGCCGGAGTGGACGTGTTTTTCGTCATAAGCGGCTTCATCATGTGGGTCCTGTCGCAACGCAAACCCACGAGCCCCGCGCAATTTCTGCGCGACCGCCTGGAGCGCATAGCGCCGGTCTACTGGATTGCAACCGGGGTCATGGTTGCGGGCGCGCTTGCAGGCTTCTTTCCGAACATGAAGCTGACGCTTGGCCACGTGCTCGGCTCCCTGTTCTTCGTCCCGCATCATTCGCCGAGCAATGGCGAAATCTGGCCGGTTCTGGTCCAGGGCTGGACGCTGAATTACGAGATGTTCTTCTACGCGGTTTTCGCCGTCTGCCTGCTGCTACCGTCGAGAATAAGGCTGGTGGCCCTAGCCTCTGTTTTCGTCGGCCTGGCTGGATTCGGCTTGATCCGGAGCAGCGGCAACCCGGTTTTCGCGACCTACACCGACCCGATCGTTCTGGAGTTCCTGATCGGCGCGCTCATAGGCAAGTTGTGGCTGGAGGGCAGAATTCCGTCGCTGGCCACTGGCGCTGTCCTGATCGCAATCGCGCTTCTCGGTTTCGCCTTTGTGGGCGCCACCTATATCGGATTCGGCCCTCTGGCCTTCGGCCCGTTGGCGGCCGCGCTCGTGCTCGGCGTACTCGCGCTGGAAAAAGCCGGCGCGGTTCGTGATCTCCGGCCGATGCGCTACCTCGGCGACAGCTCCTACTCGATATACCTCTGGCACACGATGGCGATTTCGGTCGTCGCCAAGCTTGCCCCGTCGCTGTTGATACCGGCTGCGCCTGCGATGATCCTTGCCGTGGTGGCGGGCGTCACGGTCGGCGTCGGGGCTTACGAAATACTGGAGAAGCCCATCGGCGCGGCTTTCAAGGGCTTTCGCAGCTCCGACCAGACCAAATGGCCATTACCCAGATCCTCCGGCGCGAGGTCGGGAGGCGCATAG